In one window of Musa acuminata AAA Group cultivar baxijiao chromosome BXJ3-2, Cavendish_Baxijiao_AAA, whole genome shotgun sequence DNA:
- the LOC135631029 gene encoding F-box/kelch-repeat protein At1g55270-like, whose translation MDSDREVWRRDVARRNHPPLVDSRACLCRVDAGLKTVTGAKKYVPSTKLCVQPRIRTSIHPVRPNPAFDRNRIQSPLLPGLPDDLAIACLIRVPRPEHRKLRLVCKRWQRLLAGNYFYSLRKSLGVAEEWIYIIRRDREGRISWDAFDPRFQLWHPLPPVPKEYSKAIGFGCAVLHGCHLYLFGGKDPCKGSMRRVIYYNARTNKWHRAPDMLRRRHFFGACVINNCLYVAGGESEGVHRFLRSAEFYDPSKNRWSFVSEMSASMVPFIGVVYEGKWFLKGLGPQQQLLTDVYFPETDTWCPASSGGMVAGWRNPSVCLNGRLFALDCRDGCKLRVYDAGAGSWSRHIDSNLHLGSSRALEAAALVPLNGKLCIVRNNMSITLVDVEARDSAGSGDQRWETIAGKGQLKTFVTNLLSNIAGRRSNRSYIVHCQVLQA comes from the exons ATGGATTCTGATAGAGAAGTTTGGCGAAGGGATGTAGCGAGAAGGAACCACCCTCCTTTG GTTGATAGCAGAGCATGCCTCTGTAGAGTCGATGCTGGCTTGAAGACGGTAACGGGAGCTAAGAAGTACGTCCCGAGCACAAAGCTGTGTGTTCAACCCAGAATTCGAACGTCGATCCATCCCGTTCGACCCAACCCAGCGTTCGATAGGAACCGCATCCAGTCTCCTCTGCTACCTGGCCTCCCCGACGACCTCGCCATTGCCTGCCTGATCCGTGTCCCCCGACCTGAGCAccggaagttaaggctcgtctgcAAGCGGTGGCAACGCCTCTTGGCCGGGAACTACTTCTACTCCCTCCGCAAGAGCCTCGGCGTCGCCGAAGAGTGGATCTACATCATCAGAAGGGACCGCGAGGGTCGGATTTCGTGGGACGCCTTCGATCCCAGATTCCAGCTGTGGCACCCTCTCCCTCCCGTCCCCAAGGAGTACTCCAAAGCCATTGGGTTCGGCTGCGCCGTCCTCCACGGCTGCCATCTCTACCTCTTCGGCGGCAAGGACCCGTGCAAGGGGTCCATGCGGCGGGTCATCTACTACAACGCCCGGACGAACAAGTGGCACCGAGCTCCCGACATGCTGCGGCGGCGGCACTTCTTTGGCGCTTGCGTCATCAACAACTGCTTGTACGTGGCCGGAGGGGAGAGCGAAGGCGTCCACCGCTTCCTGCGGTCGGCGGAGTTCTACGACCCCAGCAAGAACAGGTGGTCGTTCGTATCGGAGATGAGCGCCTCCATGGTCCCCTTCATCGGCGTCGTCTACGAGGGGAAGTGGTTCTTGAAAGGCCTCGGGCCGCAGCAGCAACTCCTCACCGACGTCTACTTCCCGGAAACCGACACCTGGTGCCCTGCGTCGTCGGGTGGCATGGTGGCCGGATGGAGGAACCCATCTGTTTGCTTGAACGGCCGGCTCTTTGCTTTGGATTGCAGGGACGGTTGCAAGCTGAGGGTGTACGATGCAGGCGCGGGTTCATGGAGCAGGCACATCGACAGCAACCTGCACCTCGGGAGTTCCCGAGCTCTGGAAGCAGCCGCTCTCGTTCCTCTCAACGGGAAGCTCTGCATCGTCAGGAACAACATGAGCATCACTCTGGTGGACGTCGAGGCCAGAGATAGCGCAGGGAGCGGGGATCAGAGATGGGAAACCATCGCCGGGAAGGGGCAGCTGAAGACTTTTGTGACGAACCTTCTGTCGAACATAGCAGGCCGTAGAAGCAACAGAAGCTACATCGTCCACTGTCAAGTTCTTCAGGCTTAG
- the LOC135631189 gene encoding uncharacterized protein At2g34160-like has protein sequence MEEITEGVNNVHITAADAHKSNRIQVSNTKKPLFFYVNLAKRYMQQHDEVELSALGMAIATVVTIAEILKNNGLAIEKKITTSTVDVKDESRGRPIQKAKIEILLGKTEKFEELMAAAAEERDVGNGEEQN, from the exons ATGGAGGAGATCACGGAGGGCGTGAACAACGTCCACATCACCGCCGCTGATGCCCACAAGAGCAACCGCATACAGGTGTCGAACACTAAGAAGCCCCTCTTCTTCTACGTCAACCTCGCCAAG AGGTATATGCAGCAACACGATGAAGTTGAACTATCAGCTCTTGGAATGG CAATTGCAACTGTCGTCACCATTGCGGAAATTCTGAAAAACAATGGTCTTGCCATCGAGAAAA AGATTACCACATCAACTGTTGACGTGAAGGATGAGTCTAGGGGTCGACCCATCCAAAAAGCAAAG ATTGAGATATTGTTGGGGAAGACAGAAAAGTTTGAGGAATTGATGGCTGCTGCAGCCGAGGAAAGGGACGTTGGAAATGGCGAGGAGCAAAACTGA
- the LOC135631061 gene encoding EG45-like domain containing protein — protein sequence MLLLLFLNMRPSVTLFLLLSMVMLMLGELTPVRGDVGTAASYGPPYLPTKCNGYDQDQFPPSNMFAAVSDALWDNGAACGRRYMLRCLSGPNRPCKDSIIRVEVVDQCTDPCPANFLLSTAAFTAVSRLNDAKINVEFAQI from the exons ATGCTTCTCTTGCTCTTCTTAAACATGAGGCCTTCTGTTACGTTGTTCCTGTTGCTGAGCATGGTCATGCTCATGCTCGGAGAACTGACTCCGGTCCGCGGCGACGTCGGCACCGCCGCGTCCTACGGACCCCCTTACCTCC ctACCAAGTGCAATGGCTACGACCAGGACCAGTTCCCGCCGAGCAACATGTTCGCGGCGGTCTCCGACGCCCTCTGGGACAACGGCGCCGCCTGTGGCAGGAG GTACATGCTGAGGTGCCTAAGCGGACCCAACAGGCCATGTAAAGACAGCATCATCAGGGTGGAGGTCGTCGACCAGTGCACCGATCCTTGCCCTGCCAACTTCCTCTTGTCCACCGCAGCGTTCACCGCCGTTTCACGCTTGAATGACGCAAAGATCAACGTCGAGTTCGCGCA GATCTGA
- the LOC103976223 gene encoding transcription factor bHLH84-like, with translation MEPGVAAQEARWSSFGAEDSEIMAQLLGPFSCTNEQAEKDLSFGLSSMSWSSDHATDSYDSSSENVTSFFGHCSGYESYYLSEPNAAPAINTSSASAFTAYCTVGDQLITPSLRLIPNPSFGDPANANEETSSDDAGDSSFILSEPVPRMTLPKRKLNTSEDDSPDDVSKKKAKAGANAPKNGKKAQSKRPQKTTKSSDDEDKTDNTAANGRSSCSCLSEDDSLADLNGGGTTTSGSPALILAGKARAGRGSATDPQSLYARKRRERINEKLKILQNLVPNGTKVDISTMLEEAVQYVKFLQLQIKLLSSDELWMYAPIAYNGMNIGLDLKISPPQ, from the exons ATGGAGCCCGGAGTAGCAGCTCAGGAGGCGCGATGGAGCTCGTTTGGCGCCGAGGACTCTGAGATCATGGCGCAGTTGCTTGGCCCCTTCTCTTGCACCAACGAGCAAGCAGAGAAGGATCTCAGCTTTGGCCTGTCTTCAATGTCTTGGTCTTCAGACCACGCTACTGATTCCTATGATTCCTCGTCCGAGAACGTTACCAGCTTTTTCGGTCACTGTTCGGGCTACGAGAGCTACTACCTGAGTGAACCAAATGCTGCTCCTGCAATCAACACGAGCTCTGCCTCCGCCTTCACCGCCTATTGCACGGTGGGAGACCAACTCATCACCCCTTCCCTCCGGCTCATCCCCAACCCTTCGTTCGGTGATCCGGCCAACGCGAACGAGGAGACGAGCAGCGACGACGCCGGTGACTCGAGCTTCATCCTCTCGGAACCTGTTCCTCGGATGACACTGCCCAAAAGGAAGCTCAATACCTCCGAGGATGACAGTCCTGATGATGTCTCCAAGAAGAAGGCCAAGGCTGGAGCAAAT GCCCCCAAGAATGGAAAGAAGGCACAGTCCAAGAGACCACAGAAGACAACCAAGAGCAGCGATGATGAAGACAAGACGGACAACACTGCCGCAAATGGCCGGAGTTCATGCAGCTGCTTGTCGGAGGATGACTCACTCGCTGATCTCAACGGAGGAGGCACTACGACCTCCGGCTCTCCTGCTCTCATTCTGGCTGGAAAAGCAAGAGCAGGTCGGGGTTCAGCCACCGATCCACAAAGCCTATACGCAAGG AAAAGGAGAGAGAGGATCAATGAGAAGCTGAAGATATTACAGAATCTGGTGCCTAATGGAACCAAA GTTGACATCAGCACAATGCTGGAAGAAGCTGTTCAATATGTGAAGTTCTTGCAGCTCCAAATTAAG CTGTTGAGCTCAGATGAGTTGTGGATGTATGCTCCTATTGCTTACAATGGGATGAACATTGGACTCGATCTAAAGATCTCTCCACCACAGTAA
- the LOC103975313 gene encoding cytoplasmic tRNA 2-thiolation protein 2: MASCGGGGGECHQSHCQRSEEDGGAEEETRERVASLSVAGDSPTSSATGDGALERCTKCGETVAAAAPRAVNGLCAACFRAYLFGKFKLAVTTNAMISPTDNVLVAFSGGPASRIALQFVHEMQCISLKNWDASKSQALPVFGVGVAFIDESAISIGPLHEMNKVIAQIRSIVSTLSPAHKELHIAPIENICSTSSNDGRIRLNELLDSVTDATGKEDFMKYLRMLTLQKIALDNGYSKLLLGSCTSMIACHVISATVKGQGYSLPGDVQYVDARWEVPVVLPLRDCTAEELNKLCHLDGLELLQLIKRPSNSINSLVSSFVARLRDENPSRERTIVRTAEKLRPFCFNKFVENTYHEFVPSRLRCKFQNINNSETALSEVLCPLCGSPLSEPEVQSLRNIQEKTQTPVENFAAHCCQSCSFQILPKGAESLQQFYTVLPQSVTVRVTGGTSDHSQLGELIDDYLLVVDDDDDDDDDGT; encoded by the exons ATGGCGTcgtgcggcggcggaggcggcgagTGCCACCAGTCCCACTGCCAGCGCTCGGAAGAAGACGGCGGCGCGGAGGAGGAGACGCGGGAGAGAGTCGCAAGCCTCTCCGTCGCTGGCGACTCGCCCACGTCTTCGGCGACCGGAGACGGGGCTCTGGAGCGGTGCACCAAGTGCGGAGAGACAGTGGCGGCGGCTGCGCCAAGGGCGGTCAACGGACTGTGCGCGGCCTGCTTCCGTGCCTACCTTTTCGGCAAGTTCAAACTCGCCGTCACCACCAACGCCATGATCTCGCCCACCGATAATGTCCTAGTTGCCTTCTCCGGTGGCCCCGCCTCCAG AATAGCTCTACAATTTGTTCATGAGATGCAATGCATATCACTGAAGAACTGGGATGCGAGTAAATCTCAAGCTTTACCAGTTTTTGGTGTTGGGGTTGCTTTTATTGATGAAAGCGCCATCTCTATTGGCCCATTACATGAGATGAATAAGGTCATTGCACAGATCAGATCGATTGTATCAACATTATCTCCTGCTCATAAGGAGTTGCATATTGCACCCATTGAGAACATCTGTTCTACGAGTTCTAATGATGGAAGAATTAGACTGAATGAGTTACTGGATTCAGTTACTGATGCCACTGGAAAAGAAGATTTTATGAAGTATTTGCGCATGCTTACTTTACAAAAG ATTGCTCTGGATAATGGATATAGCAAGCTTTTGTTGGGATCATGCACATCAATGATAGCATGCCATGTAATATCTGCAACTGTGAAG GGTCAAGGTTATTCATTACCTGGAGATGTGCAATATGTTGATGCAAGGTGGGAAGTGCCAGTAGTCCTTCCTCTTCGTGACTGTACAGCAGAGGAGCTAAACAAGCTCTGTCATCTTGATGG TTTGGAGTTGTTGCAGCTGATCAAGAGGCCTTCTAATAGCATCAACAGTTTGGTCTCATCATTTGTTGCACGCTTGAGG GATGAAAACCCTTCTCGAGAGCGCACTATTGTAAGAACAGCAGAAAAGCTTAGGCCATTTTGTTTCAATAAGTTTGTTGAAAATACTTACCACGAATTCGTGCCTTCCCGATTGCGTTGCAAGTTCCAGAATATAAATAATAGTGAAACTGCTCTCTCCGAGGTTCTTTGCCCATTATGTGGGAGTCCACTCAGCGAGCCAGAAGTCCAGAGTCTGAGAAACATTCAGGAAAAAACCCAAACACCGGTTGAAAATTTTGCTGCACATTGTTGCCAGAGTTGTTCATTTCAGATCTTACCAAAGGGAGCAGAATCTCTTCAACAGTTCTATACTGTCCTTCCCCAATCAGTGACAGTAAGAGTGACTGGTGGCACATCAGATCATAGTCAATTAGG GGAACTGATTGATGATTACCTgcttgttgttgatgatgatgatgatgatgatgatgatggaaccTGA